From Rudanella lutea DSM 19387, a single genomic window includes:
- the arr gene encoding NAD(+)--rifampin ADP-ribosyltransferase, whose translation MQPTTSNPLSPTAFAQTYFHGTKADLQLGDLIDVGFNSNYGRQKNAKYIFLSATLDAAIWGAELALGEGRERIYLVEPTGPIEDDPDLTDKKFPGNPTKSYRSTHPFRVVGEVTSWQGHPAEQVSAMKAGLERLKQQGTDSLNDE comes from the coding sequence ATGCAACCAACCACTTCTAACCCGCTCAGCCCGACCGCCTTCGCCCAAACGTATTTCCACGGCACCAAAGCCGACCTTCAACTCGGTGACCTCATCGACGTAGGCTTTAATTCAAACTACGGCCGTCAGAAAAACGCCAAATACATTTTTCTGTCGGCCACGTTAGATGCCGCAATCTGGGGTGCCGAATTGGCCCTGGGCGAAGGCCGCGAACGGATTTATCTGGTTGAGCCAACCGGCCCCATCGAAGACGATCCCGACCTGACCGACAAGAAATTTCCGGGCAACCCAACCAAGTCGTACCGTTCTACACACCCCTTCAGAGTGGTAGGTGAGGTAACGAGTTGGCAGGGACACCCGGCCGAGCAGGTCAGCGCCATGAAAGCGGGATTGGAACGGCTCAAACAGCAGGGGACCGATTCTCTAAACGACGAGTAA